From Pseudomonas sp. G2-4:
TCAGCAGCCAGGAGGATTTCATCTCGCGCCGAGTCGGACGGTTGTTGGCGAAGGGCCTGGAACACTGCCAGGCGTTTGCTGGAATGGCGGTCAACTACACCGAACTGCCCGAGGCGATGGCGGGAAGGCTGGCGGTGTTTTTCCGGTTGGATGACGCGCAATGCCGGCAAGTGTTTGCGGCGGTGGGCCAGCATTCCAAGCAACCGATGCAGGTGTTTGCCGGCGATAGCGAGGACAAGCGCCGCGAGGCTTCGCCGTTGTTGCGTGGGCGGGTGATGCATTGGGCGCAGGGGCCTTATGAGGCCCTCGAGTGTCTGCGAAAGTCTTGAGTTAAGGAGTGTTCTGTGGCGAGGGAGCTTGCTCCCGCTCGGTTGCGCAGCGACCGCAAGATCTTGGGGCCGCTGCGCAGCCCAGCGGGAGCAAGCTCCCTCGCCACAGGGGCAACGTTTGTGCCTTGCCTAACCTGGGAGACAACTCCGCCATCCCCTTGAGCAACTCGATCGGCAAAGGGAGGACGATGGTGGCGCTTTTGTTCCCAGCCTGTAGGTAGCGCAGCTGCTGGGTAGTCGAGTCATGGATTGATTGAATTTTGATCAGTCTGACGGTCATCAAGGGACTAGACTGCGGGAACGTCCCAGCCATCTTTCTATGCTCAGGAGCCTCGTATGGAATCCCCGATCCACAGCCTTCCCGCGCTGTTTAAACAGCTAGGCCTGCCGGACGACGCCATCAGCATCGACCAATTCATCGCCACCCATTCACCCCTCAAGCCCAAACTGCATCTGGCGGATGCGTTTTTCTGGAACAACGCCCAGCAGCAATTACTCCGCGAAGAAATCCTTGAGGACGCTGACTGGGCGGAGGTGGTGGATCAGTTGAATGTGTTGTTGAGGAAAGGGCGCGACGAATGAGCGAAGTTGTACCGTGCTTCGAAAAAGACCAGAATTCAGTACCTTTTGAGGACCTGATTATGCAGAGTATTCTGGCTGATATGGCTGTAAGTGTTTCCGAATTGAAGAAAAATCCTTCGGCTGTCCTGAGCGGCGCTCATGGCGGTCCGGTGGCGGTGCTCAATCACAACCGGGTGATGGGTTATATGGTACCGGCCGAAGTATTCGAAGCCATGATGGAACGTCTGGATGATCTTGAATTGGCTGAGATCGTTCGCGCCCGCCGTCATGAAACACCAATTCCGGTGAGTCTGGATGACTTATAAGCTCGAATTCCTGCCCTCGGCTCGCAAGGAATGGGACAAGTTGGGTCATACCGTGCGGGAGCAATTCAAAAAGAAATTGGTGCAGCGACTTGAAGCGCCTCGCCTCGCCGCTGATACCCATGCACGGCATACCTGACTGCTACAAAATCAAACTCAAGGCGTGCGGGTACCGATTGGTTTATGAAGTGATCGATGATCGTCTTGTTGTTTCGGTCGTTGCTGTGGGTAAGCGTGAACGCAGCGAGGTCTATCAGAAAGCCCGAAACCGCTAGTCTATGGCCTCACTAGTCCTATTAGTCCAAATAGTTATTAATAAATATCTTCTTATTCCTTAACCAATATAACTCTCCTCCCTATACTCGTCCGGGAACAGACACGCAGGAGAGCAACCCATGCGCAACGAATCGATTCGCTACCTGATTGTGCCGGGCTGGCAAGGATCGCCGGAAAATCATTGGCAAACCCACTGGCAGAACAGCCTGCCCAACAGCGCCCGGGTCGAGCAGGCCGACTGGTTGACGCCCCGGCGTGAAGACTGGGTCGCGGCGTTGGCCGAAGCCATAGCTGCCGACAGTACGCCGGTCATTCTCATTGCCCATAGCCTGGGTTGCATCACGGTTGCCCATTGGGCCGCCACTGCGCCGGTGCAGTTTCTGCGCCAGGTGCGCGGGGCGTTGCTGGTGGCGCCGGCGGATGTGGAACGGCCGGCCTGCGCCCCGGCGCTGCGCAATTTTGCGCCGATTCCCACCGATCTGTTGCCGTTCCCCAGCCAGATCGTCAGCTCGGACAACGACGCTGCGGTGAGCGCTCCGCGTGCTCTGGAGCTGGCGCGCAACTGGGGCGCCGAGGCCGGGATTCTGGCCGGGGCGGGGCATATCAATGTGAAGTCCGGTCACCAGCGCTGGGAGCAGGGGTTCGCTTATCTCTATCGTCTGCAAAGTCGCATGGAGCACCACGCCCTGCGTCGCGCCTGAATTTTAACGCCCTCCCGTCTCCCGACGGTTGGGGGCGGGAGTCTGCCATGAGCTTGCATGAAACCTTCGGTCAGCCGTTGCTGACCTTTCCCGATGCGGAAAAAAGCCCCCTGAGCATTCGTGCCAAGGCGCTGGTGTTCGTCGACCCGCGTTCGCGACAGTTGCGCCAAGAGTTGGAGCAGTTGGCACCCCGCTCGGTCTCGGTGCTGATACGCGGTGAAACCGGTACTGGCAAGGAACTGCTTGCCCGGCACATCCATCGCGAAAGTGATCGCGCTGGGCTGTTTGTCTCGGTCAATTGCGGCGCCATCAGCCCGACCTATGCTGACGCCGAACTGTTCGGTTATGCCGCTGGCAGCTACAGCGGCTCGGCCAGTAGCCGGGCGGGCTGGTTTGGCTCGGCCAATGGCGGCACCCTTTACCTGGATGAAATCGGTGATTTGCCGCTGCCGATCCAGATCAAATTGCTGGCAGCCCTGGAAAATCATGAAGTCACCCGCGTCGGCGCTCACCAGCCCAGCCCGGTGGATGTACGCCTGGTCGCGGCCACCAGCATCGACCTGGCGCAGGCGGTGGCTGCCGGGAAATTTCACGAGCGGCTCTATTATTACCTCAGCGAAGGTCGGCTCGAATTACCGGCCCTGCGCGAGCGAGTGGGCGATATCCTGTCCCTGGCCGAATACTTCCTGGGCATCTACACCCAGCGCCTCGGCCTGACTGTGCCGCTGATCAGCGAAGCGGCGCAACAGGCCCTTGAACGGCACAGTTGGCCGGGCAATACCCGCGAGCTGGAAAACGTCATTCACTTTGCGTTGCTGGTGAGTGGGGGGGATGAGATTTTGCCGGACCATCTGAATTTGCCGCTCCAGCCTTCAGTGCCGGAGCTGATCGAGCAGCAAGTGGCGCAGGTCATTGCAGGGGGCTCGGAAGGTGAGCGCGCCGCGCTCAAGGCGCTGTTCAATCGACTGGGCTCAACGCTATAGGTACGGCAGACCCGCTCTTGTGGCGAGGGAGCTTGCTCCCGCTCGGTTGCGCAGCAACCGCAAAAAAATTGGGGCCGCTTCGCAGCCCAGCGGGAGCAAGCTCCCTCGCCACACAGAAAAGCGGTTCAGCTATATGAGTAAAACGAATATGAACTTGAATAAAAGATATTGTTAAGGCATAAAAAATATCGGTATCGTCCGCATCACGCCAGCGATAGCACTTCGCTGGCACTCGCACATTTGCCTGTCATCCAAGACGACAGTGATTTTCGATAAGGACACTGCATGAAAAAGGTTCTGTTGTTCACCGCATTGGCGGCAGCCCTGACCTCGGGCCTGGCCCAGGCGGCGGAGAAACTGGTCGTGGCGGCCACCCCGGTACCTCACGCTGAAATCCTCGAGCTGATCAAGCCGGCCCTGGCCAAAGAAGGCGTGGACCTGCAAATCAAGGTCTTCACCGACTACGTTCAACCCAACGTACAGGTTGACCAGAAGCGCCTGGACGCCAACTACTTCCAGACCCTGCCATACCTCAAGAGCTTCAACGAAGGTAAAGGCACTAACCTGGTGACCGTGATCGGCGTGCATGTCGAACCATTCGGCGGTTACTCGAAGAAAGTCAAAAGCCTGGCCGAGCTGAAGGACGGCGCCACCATCGCCATTCCCAACGAAGGCAGCAACAGCGGTCGCGCGCTGATCCTGCTGCAGAAGGCTGGCCTGATCGAGCTCAAGGACCCGAAAAACGCCTTGGCCACGCCGAAAGACATCGCCAAGAACCCGAAGAACTTCAAGTTCAAGGAGCTGGAATCGGCCATGTTGCCGCGGGTGCTGGATCAGGTCGACCTGGACATGATCAACACCAACTACGCCCTGGAAGCAGGACTTAACCCGGCCAAGGATGCACTGGTGATCGAAGGTGCGGATTCGCCTTACGTCAACTTCCTGGTGGCCCGTCCGGACAACAAGGACAGCCCGGCCATGCAGAAACTGGCCAAGGCCCTGACCAGTCCGGAAGTGAAAGCCTTCATCGAGAAGAAATACAGCGGCGCGGTACTTCCCGCGTTCTGATCGAAGGGTACAGGTTTGAAGTTACAACGCCGACGGCTTTGCCAGCGTCGGCGTTTTTTTGTGCCGACGCCTAAGACCCGATGCTCACCGGACGGTGTCGCGGGCAGGCTTGTTTTTTAATGCGCGGCGCAGGGCTGCAAGCAGTTTGAGGAGGTCTTGTGGATCGAGGTATTGCGGGGCTTTCACGTCAGCCATTGTTATCTTCCTTGTGATGGGGCCGGGGAGTCTGGCCATAAGCTGCGGTTCCGGGGAGAGGTCTATCGAAAAAAAGACCCGTCCTACAGCGAATGGAAAAATAGCCTTCTTACAAAGCCTCTGCAAATACCGTCGATCAATCCGGCCAGTTCCAGGCCGGCGTATCCAGCATTCCCTGGCCCACGATCCCGGTCTGGCCCAGATCTTTTTCCAGGACGATGCAATTGCAGTCGTCGTCCTGTTGCAAGGCGGCGATCAGCCGCGAGGCATGGGACACCACCCAGACCTGGCAATTGACCGACGCCCGGATGATCAACCGCGCCAAGGCCGGCAACAGATCCGGGTGCAGGCTGGTTTCCGGTTCGTTGAGCACCATCAACGAAGGGGGACGAGGGGTGAGCAGGGCCGCCACCAGCAACAGATAGCGCAGGGTTCCGTCCGACAGTTCGGCGGCGGACAGTGGGCGCAGCAAGCCTTGCTGATAAAACTCGATGGCGAAGCGTCCGCCTTGCAGTGCCTCGATGCGCAACCGAGCGCCGGGAAAGGCGTCGCCAATGGCCGCGTGCAAGGCTTCAGCGTCGCCGATTTCAAGGATGGTTTGCAGGGCGGCGGCCAGGTCGCGCCCGTCGTGGTGCAGCACTGGCGTGCGAGTGCCCAGTTGCGGTTGGCGCACTGGGGCGTCGGCGTCGCTGCGAAAATGGTCGTAGAAGCGCCAGCGGCGAATGAACTCGCGCATTTGCAGCACCTCTGGCGAAGTGCGCAGGCTGCCGACCTGGTCGAACAGGCTGTCGAAGCTGGGCGTGTGCTGGGCCAATACATCCCATGAACGACCTTCACGGGCCCGGATCATCGGCCCATTGCGGTCCACCAGCAGGCTGGCAGGACGAAAGACCGGACCGGCCCAGATGCATTCGCGCTTGATTTCCGGGTCCAGTGAAAACGCTGAAAGACTGGGTTCTGGTAGGCCCAAGGCAATCGAATAGCTGAAATCTTCCCCGGCGAACCCCAGGCGCAAGCGTTTGCTGCCCTGGCGCACGATACCCTGGACAGGCACCTCGCCGTTGCGCATACGCCGGCTGATTTCTTCCGGCCCGGCCCAGAAGGTCGAGTCCAGTCCGCCTTCACGGGCCAGGGCGTTGACCACCCCGCCCTGTGCCGTCTCCGCCAACAATCGCAGGGCACGGTACAGATTGGACTTGCCGCTGCCATTGGGGCCGGTGATCAGGTTCAGCCGACCCAGGGGAATCACCAGTTTGTTGATGGAGCGGTAATTGGCTACCGCGAGGGTCTTGAGCATGTGCGATTTCCTGCTGCCTGGGCCGGTAGTTTGCCTGATTCGCCGGCACACGTGATTCTTGGCGATCCTATGCTTGGCGTTGAACCCTGTTCTAAGCTCACAGTCGTATCGTCACTGGCACGTCCGTACAACACAAGGAGTCTGCATGGCGGGTCCCCGAATCAAACTGGTCGTTGGCCTGAGCACGGTGCTGTTGCTGGCGGGATGCGGTGATAAAAAACCCGAGGAAAAAGCCTTTCCGCGAGTGTTCGTGCAGCAAGCCATGCCTTCCGAATACGCGGCTTCGGTGACCCTGACCGGCGATGTCCAGGCTCGAGTGCAGAGCGATCTGTCGTTTCGCGTGGCTGGCAAGATCATCGAGCGTAAGGTGGATGTCGGTGACCGGGTTTCGGCCAGGCAAGTGCTGGCCCGGCTCGACCCTCGAGACTTGCAGACCAACGTCGACTCCGCCGAAGCCCAGGTGGCCGCCGAACAGGCGCGGGTCAAGCAAAGTGCGGCGGCCTTCGTGCGCCAGCAAAAACTCTTGCCCAAGGGCTACACCAGCCAAAGCGAATACGATGCGGCCCAGGCGCAACTGCGCAGCAGTCAGAGCGCACTGACCGCTGCCCAGGCCCAGTTGGCCAACGCCCGCGAACAACTGAGCTACACCGCACTGATCGCCGAGGCGCCGGGCATTGTCACCGCGCGCCAGGCCGAGGTTGGCCAGGTGGTGCAGGCCACGGAGCCGATCTTCAGCCTGGCCCGCGATGGCGAGCGCGACGCGGTGTTCAACATCTACGAATCCTTGTTGCAAGAACCGCCATCGGACCCCTCCATCATCATCAGCTTGCTGGACAACCCTGCCATCAAGACCACCGGTACGGTCCGTGAGATCACCCCGGCGGTGTCCGCCGAAACGGGCACCGTGCAAGTCAAGGTCACCCTCAACGATTTGCCCGAAGGGATGCGCCTGGGCTCGGTGGTCAGTGCCACGGCCAAGTCCGCAGGCAAGACGGCTGTGGAGCTGCCCTGGTCGGCGCTGACGAAAAACCTCAGCGACCCGGCCGTGTGGCTGGTGGACGGAGAGGGCAAGGCGCAGTTGCATAACGTGACCGTTGGCCGATACCTGACGGGCAAGGTCATCATCAGCGACGGGCTCAAGGGTGGCGAGAAAGTCGTCACTGCTGGTGGGCAATTGCTTCATCCTGGCGTGCGCGTCGAGATCGCCGAAAACACCTCGACGAACCCTCCTGCGGGAGCTCAGCCATGAAGCGTCTGTGGATGGTTTTGGCCGGCCTGCTGCTGGCGGCTTGCTCGAAGGAAGAGGCGCCACCTGAGCCGGTGCGTCCAGTGCTGTCGATCGAGGTCCGGGCGCTCGACCAACAGGCCCTCGGGCGGTTCGCCGGGAGCATCCAGGCGCGTTACGAAAGTAACGTGGGTTTCCGCGTGCCAGGGCGGATCGCCCGTCGCAACGTCGATGTCGGTGCCGAAGTGAAAAAGGGCGACTTGCTCGCCACCCTCGACCCTACCGATCAACAGAACCAGTTGCGGGCTGCCCAGGGC
This genomic window contains:
- a CDS encoding DUF2789 domain-containing protein → MESPIHSLPALFKQLGLPDDAISIDQFIATHSPLKPKLHLADAFFWNNAQQQLLREEILEDADWAEVVDQLNVLLRKGRDE
- a CDS encoding type II toxin-antitoxin system Phd/YefM family antitoxin — encoded protein: MQSILADMAVSVSELKKNPSAVLSGAHGGPVAVLNHNRVMGYMVPAEVFEAMMERLDDLELAEIVRARRHETPIPVSLDDL
- a CDS encoding alpha/beta hydrolase, with amino-acid sequence MRNESIRYLIVPGWQGSPENHWQTHWQNSLPNSARVEQADWLTPRREDWVAALAEAIAADSTPVILIAHSLGCITVAHWAATAPVQFLRQVRGALLVAPADVERPACAPALRNFAPIPTDLLPFPSQIVSSDNDAAVSAPRALELARNWGAEAGILAGAGHINVKSGHQRWEQGFAYLYRLQSRMEHHALRRA
- a CDS encoding sigma 54-interacting transcriptional regulator → MSLHETFGQPLLTFPDAEKSPLSIRAKALVFVDPRSRQLRQELEQLAPRSVSVLIRGETGTGKELLARHIHRESDRAGLFVSVNCGAISPTYADAELFGYAAGSYSGSASSRAGWFGSANGGTLYLDEIGDLPLPIQIKLLAALENHEVTRVGAHQPSPVDVRLVAATSIDLAQAVAAGKFHERLYYYLSEGRLELPALRERVGDILSLAEYFLGIYTQRLGLTVPLISEAAQQALERHSWPGNTRELENVIHFALLVSGGDEILPDHLNLPLQPSVPELIEQQVAQVIAGGSEGERAALKALFNRLGSTL
- a CDS encoding MetQ/NlpA family ABC transporter substrate-binding protein, which produces MKKVLLFTALAAALTSGLAQAAEKLVVAATPVPHAEILELIKPALAKEGVDLQIKVFTDYVQPNVQVDQKRLDANYFQTLPYLKSFNEGKGTNLVTVIGVHVEPFGGYSKKVKSLAELKDGATIAIPNEGSNSGRALILLQKAGLIELKDPKNALATPKDIAKNPKNFKFKELESAMLPRVLDQVDLDMINTNYALEAGLNPAKDALVIEGADSPYVNFLVARPDNKDSPAMQKLAKALTSPEVKAFIEKKYSGAVLPAF
- a CDS encoding AAA family ATPase; its protein translation is MLKTLAVANYRSINKLVIPLGRLNLITGPNGSGKSNLYRALRLLAETAQGGVVNALAREGGLDSTFWAGPEEISRRMRNGEVPVQGIVRQGSKRLRLGFAGEDFSYSIALGLPEPSLSAFSLDPEIKRECIWAGPVFRPASLLVDRNGPMIRAREGRSWDVLAQHTPSFDSLFDQVGSLRTSPEVLQMREFIRRWRFYDHFRSDADAPVRQPQLGTRTPVLHHDGRDLAAALQTILEIGDAEALHAAIGDAFPGARLRIEALQGGRFAIEFYQQGLLRPLSAAELSDGTLRYLLLVAALLTPRPPSLMVLNEPETSLHPDLLPALARLIIRASVNCQVWVVSHASRLIAALQQDDDCNCIVLEKDLGQTGIVGQGMLDTPAWNWPD
- a CDS encoding efflux RND transporter periplasmic adaptor subunit, coding for MAGPRIKLVVGLSTVLLLAGCGDKKPEEKAFPRVFVQQAMPSEYAASVTLTGDVQARVQSDLSFRVAGKIIERKVDVGDRVSARQVLARLDPRDLQTNVDSAEAQVAAEQARVKQSAAAFVRQQKLLPKGYTSQSEYDAAQAQLRSSQSALTAAQAQLANAREQLSYTALIAEAPGIVTARQAEVGQVVQATEPIFSLARDGERDAVFNIYESLLQEPPSDPSIIISLLDNPAIKTTGTVREITPAVSAETGTVQVKVTLNDLPEGMRLGSVVSATAKSAGKTAVELPWSALTKNLSDPAVWLVDGEGKAQLHNVTVGRYLTGKVIISDGLKGGEKVVTAGGQLLHPGVRVEIAENTSTNPPAGAQP